A portion of the Simkania negevensis Z genome contains these proteins:
- a CDS encoding glycosyl hydrolase, with product MKFYDLFEDDIPIPSLEHFSPPPTYYTPNPQNPTGDWIVYKGYYTPTTNHIWVPHLSTEGPGITFIPTNDWFQNLACWPDQAIMSTTGHYNLFWNGTAENGLTFLCPKAFAYYSLSGVPASGHFAMDNNVQPGRFAIIPPVTHQYPQIHWENSETGNMVRAIHYQNDQLILYLVQGGVFQGAQYQNCIVNIQIPTGEKPTLSTVGGMTRHQISDRNGYVYLIYTPQSLKLSWSNQVFVSDEPYTGYLNIVCIPNEDLEEVSSLLDNHARAIVVKAEGTFSAEQSSSFDYSFSYTCQDLLGADTPPEPLILLMDHQVNKATLVSGQVPTDLSLVCLKGKLQAYAGSSFEFKFPAAYQELSVDALPSNGITKEQALALINNQVLDRGLAAATQVPAPTLAIPYNKFLFQKALTLAYALQVIEVSELENRWETQLEALHQSLIQGLNNLWKASSTFPEKLNGQIVQVPSGLRLDPNWGTAVFFPDSYGSSISLNDHIVQYGYLIYPMVLLDQYETKVGIASKYLDQPSAISPYTHRDLANILVADIGQSGGDNFVLHRNLDFYEGHSWLSGLGNSFDGQNTESESEALLGSMSVVAWLEHTLADQSLIQIARNRWALESTAYHSYWQVDSESTPYNAVCPEYVQTGHLVASMVWQNKITAETWWGLNWDRIIGCVFMPTSANLLDNFLGKATDQEPVVSESYVKDIANYVSKNWDTFDTGNTIQSVLIPLVARSATDTPCPPLGLPGSISNMIQDVKDGKTHFDVGTNEFIITVISMYAQNLLNGCD from the coding sequence ATGAAATTTTACGACTTGTTTGAGGATGACATCCCCATCCCCTCTTTAGAACATTTTTCTCCTCCTCCTACGTATTACACTCCTAACCCTCAAAATCCTACAGGGGATTGGATTGTCTACAAAGGCTACTATACCCCAACAACAAATCATATTTGGGTTCCCCATCTTTCAACAGAAGGGCCAGGAATCACTTTCATCCCAACAAATGACTGGTTTCAAAACCTCGCTTGTTGGCCCGATCAAGCTATTATGAGTACAACAGGTCACTACAATCTCTTTTGGAACGGGACGGCTGAAAATGGACTGACCTTTTTATGTCCAAAGGCATTTGCTTATTATTCACTCTCAGGCGTGCCTGCATCAGGGCACTTTGCAATGGATAATAACGTACAGCCTGGTCGCTTTGCAATCATTCCACCTGTGACGCATCAGTATCCTCAAATTCATTGGGAAAACTCAGAAACAGGAAATATGGTTCGTGCCATTCACTATCAGAACGACCAGCTGATCCTGTATTTAGTTCAAGGCGGAGTGTTTCAAGGTGCCCAGTATCAAAATTGCATAGTGAATATTCAAATTCCCACAGGAGAAAAGCCAACTCTTTCGACTGTTGGCGGAATGACAAGACATCAAATCTCCGATCGAAATGGATATGTTTATCTTATCTACACCCCACAATCTTTGAAATTATCCTGGAGCAACCAGGTATTCGTATCTGACGAACCTTACACCGGTTACTTAAATATCGTCTGCATTCCGAATGAAGACTTAGAAGAAGTGAGCTCTCTTTTAGATAACCATGCTAGAGCAATTGTTGTTAAAGCAGAAGGAACCTTTTCGGCTGAGCAGAGCTCTTCTTTTGACTATAGTTTCTCTTACACATGTCAAGACCTTCTTGGAGCAGATACACCACCAGAACCTTTAATTTTACTCATGGACCATCAAGTCAATAAAGCAACTCTTGTCTCTGGGCAAGTTCCAACAGATTTATCTTTGGTTTGTTTAAAAGGAAAACTACAGGCTTATGCAGGCAGCAGCTTTGAGTTTAAATTTCCTGCAGCATATCAGGAATTAAGTGTTGATGCCCTTCCGAGTAACGGCATTACAAAAGAGCAGGCACTTGCCTTAATCAACAATCAAGTTTTAGATAGAGGCCTTGCTGCTGCCACACAAGTTCCAGCCCCTACCCTCGCGATTCCATACAATAAATTCCTCTTTCAAAAAGCCTTAACACTCGCTTATGCGCTACAAGTGATTGAAGTCTCGGAATTAGAAAATCGTTGGGAAACCCAACTTGAAGCTTTGCACCAAAGCCTCATCCAAGGACTCAATAATCTATGGAAAGCCTCATCTACTTTTCCCGAAAAACTCAATGGGCAAATCGTTCAGGTTCCCTCGGGACTGAGATTAGACCCAAATTGGGGAACAGCTGTGTTCTTTCCTGATTCTTATGGGTCTTCCATCTCTTTAAACGACCATATTGTTCAATACGGCTATTTAATTTATCCCATGGTCTTGTTAGATCAATATGAAACAAAAGTTGGGATTGCATCTAAGTATTTGGACCAGCCCTCAGCCATCTCCCCCTACACCCATCGAGACTTAGCAAATATACTCGTTGCAGATATTGGCCAGTCTGGAGGAGACAATTTTGTTCTCCATCGGAATCTTGATTTTTATGAAGGCCATTCTTGGCTTTCAGGATTGGGAAACAGCTTCGATGGCCAAAATACAGAAAGTGAGTCTGAAGCCCTTTTAGGCAGCATGAGCGTTGTCGCATGGCTTGAGCATACCCTCGCAGATCAAAGTTTGATTCAAATTGCACGAAACCGTTGGGCTCTAGAATCAACAGCATATCACTCATATTGGCAAGTCGATTCGGAGTCCACTCCCTACAATGCTGTTTGTCCCGAGTACGTGCAAACAGGACATCTTGTAGCCTCAATGGTGTGGCAAAACAAAATCACAGCAGAAACTTGGTGGGGCCTCAATTGGGATCGCATTATCGGTTGCGTCTTCATGCCAACTTCAGCAAATCTGCTAGATAACTTCCTTGGAAAAGCTACAGACCAAGAACCTGTGGTTTCTGAAAGCTATGTGAAAGATATTGCCAACTATGTTTCAAAAAACTGGGATACTTTTGACACTGGAAATACCATCCAAAGTGTTTTAATTCCTCTCGTTGCAAGATCAGCGACAGATACTCCCTGTCCTCCGTTAGGATTACCAGGCTCAATTTCCAACATGATTCAAGATGTGAAAGACGGAAAAACTCATTTTGATGTGGGTACGAATGAGTTTATTATTACTGTGATCTCTATGTATGCACAAAACTTACTAAACGGATGTGATTGA
- a CDS encoding D-alanyl-D-alanine carboxypeptidase family protein yields the protein MFYVRFWILFLVCLCQYTWAEPLKVKVTAKSAILINAKTGAILYEKAPHDPHYPGSITKVATLTYALSQYNESYDEVVTCPYHCLKKINGSMKEAHLYRDPAYWLEPDGTHFWIKRGERLSMRDLLYGMMLVSGNDASNFIAHHVGGTIPKFMRGLNDYIKKLGCKNTYFANPHGLHHPKHVTSAYDMALIMQDAIKNKIALEILATKEYERSATNMQSARIIQNTGLLLQPGKFFYPKVIGMKNGYHSHAKHTFVGAAQQGDRILIAVLLECEDPKQKYRDAIRLFEAAFSQEEETRLLFNKDENYFTREIKKGKTPLRASLMENVLINYFPSEEPEISIELNWEQLELPIAAGEWVGEMHILDQNHKILEKAPLYATRDVKKKSFIAFVDGLKTGSLDFTPLRNVLIVFLLLAVGSTLYFVFKSNRSVK from the coding sequence ATGTTTTACGTGCGTTTTTGGATCCTATTTCTCGTTTGTCTTTGCCAATACACTTGGGCTGAACCACTAAAAGTGAAAGTGACAGCTAAATCTGCCATCTTAATCAATGCAAAGACAGGAGCTATTTTATATGAAAAAGCTCCTCATGATCCCCATTATCCAGGAAGTATCACGAAAGTTGCTACCTTGACCTATGCACTTTCTCAATATAACGAGAGTTATGATGAAGTCGTGACATGTCCTTACCATTGTTTAAAGAAGATCAATGGAAGTATGAAAGAGGCACACCTTTATAGAGATCCCGCATACTGGCTCGAACCCGATGGGACCCATTTTTGGATCAAACGAGGAGAAAGGCTTTCTATGAGAGATCTTCTCTATGGAATGATGCTTGTTTCGGGAAACGATGCGTCTAATTTCATTGCCCACCATGTTGGAGGAACGATTCCAAAGTTCATGCGTGGATTGAATGATTACATCAAAAAACTAGGATGCAAAAACACTTATTTTGCTAATCCTCATGGATTGCATCATCCTAAACATGTTACATCTGCATATGACATGGCGCTTATCATGCAAGACGCCATAAAAAACAAAATAGCTTTAGAAATCCTTGCGACTAAAGAGTATGAGCGTTCAGCTACAAACATGCAGAGTGCAAGGATCATTCAAAATACCGGGCTCTTGCTGCAGCCGGGAAAGTTTTTTTATCCCAAAGTCATTGGAATGAAAAATGGTTACCACTCTCACGCAAAACATACCTTTGTAGGAGCTGCCCAGCAAGGCGACCGCATTCTCATTGCTGTACTCCTTGAATGCGAAGATCCCAAGCAAAAATACCGTGATGCCATTCGCCTCTTCGAAGCGGCTTTTTCTCAGGAGGAAGAGACGCGGCTCCTTTTTAACAAAGATGAAAACTATTTCACCCGTGAAATAAAAAAAGGAAAGACTCCTTTGAGAGCCTCTTTAATGGAAAATGTTCTCATCAACTACTTTCCTTCTGAAGAGCCTGAAATCAGTATTGAACTGAATTGGGAACAACTCGAACTTCCCATCGCTGCTGGTGAATGGGTTGGGGAGATGCATATCCTCGATCAAAACCATAAGATTTTAGAAAAAGCGCCCCTGTACGCAACAAGGGATGTTAAAAAGAAAAGTTTTATTGCCTTTGTTGATGGACTGAAAACTGGTAGTTTAGACTTCACGCCGCTGCGTAATGTTCTCATTGTTTTCCTTCTCTTAGCAGTTGGTTCGACTCTTTATTTTGTATTTAAATCAAATAGGTCTGTTAAATAA
- a CDS encoding sialidase family protein: MIFSVLRASGQTLLVDEFLFSNAPFESCHASTLTETEEGLIVAYFAGSKEGNSDVSIYLSRQCDNKWQAPVKVIEDWGAPTWNPVLFTMPSGKILLFYKAGYDPTRWSGFLTSSIDAGQTWSRPFLLPGGILGPVKNKPLLLQDGRLLCGSSIQSYLNWACSFEWTRDEGLTWERSNPIPYFEERRAPFFPDKKSASKDRPIGVIQPTFWTEDGQHITMLCRSRRIGWICKATSSDGGRTWTRAYPTELPNPDSGFDAVRMFDGRIALVYNHSKTKRTPLNLALSIDGGETWKDVLVLEDGPGSFAYPAIIQTQDGLLHITYTWNRKHIKHIALDPTSL, from the coding sequence ATGATCTTTTCAGTATTAAGAGCGAGCGGTCAAACCCTACTCGTAGATGAGTTTCTCTTTTCGAATGCTCCATTTGAGTCTTGCCATGCTTCAACTTTGACTGAAACGGAGGAAGGACTGATCGTTGCCTACTTTGCAGGTTCGAAAGAAGGAAACTCTGATGTTTCTATCTATCTTTCTCGACAATGTGATAATAAGTGGCAAGCTCCTGTAAAAGTTATAGAAGATTGGGGAGCCCCAACGTGGAATCCTGTTCTTTTTACGATGCCCTCAGGGAAGATATTGCTTTTTTACAAAGCAGGATACGATCCCACAAGATGGTCAGGTTTTTTGACATCCTCTATTGATGCAGGGCAGACATGGTCACGGCCATTCCTTCTTCCTGGTGGAATTCTTGGGCCAGTTAAAAATAAACCTCTACTGCTTCAAGATGGAAGGCTTCTTTGTGGTAGCTCGATTCAAAGTTACCTCAATTGGGCATGTTCTTTTGAATGGACACGTGATGAAGGATTAACTTGGGAAAGGAGCAATCCTATTCCCTATTTTGAAGAGCGTCGAGCTCCTTTTTTCCCAGATAAGAAATCAGCCTCAAAAGATCGTCCTATCGGCGTGATTCAGCCAACTTTTTGGACAGAAGATGGTCAACATATCACAATGCTTTGCCGCTCCAGAAGGATTGGATGGATCTGCAAAGCGACATCTTCTGATGGTGGGCGAACGTGGACGAGAGCCTATCCAACAGAGCTGCCTAATCCCGACTCAGGATTTGATGCTGTACGTATGTTTGATGGTCGAATTGCTCTTGTGTATAATCATTCAAAGACAAAAAGAACCCCTCTAAATTTGGCACTTTCTATTGATGGAGGAGAAACTTGGAAAGATGTTCTTGTTTTAGAAGATGGTCCGGGAAGTTTTGCTTATCCTGCAATTATTCAAACTCAAGACGGATTGCTTCACATCACGTATACATGGAATCGAAAACATATTAAGCACATTGCCCTTGATCCAACGTCCCTTTAA
- a CDS encoding endonuclease/exonuclease/phosphatase family protein: protein MLSTAYAEIEELPYIKNLLPKNSTEIEKFWKNYERNISLNLRSFHRKLEEKEGAQALRVWGGIIKQTLVSRTDLGYLIPYELYKETELAKTSLRYYEQINNLYSKVVKDEGFQNAIANYVLEVKNLLPDEAQFFYNFLNRFQSGVNADLVSKALESLASTPKTPYCYLEGTGMKKVGAAEISILNANVLFMPHNLTYYFGGIAPWETRIQQIAKALKKKNCDIVCLQEIHDEESAFVLFRTLKRQYPYFYLNIGADNAVVDPDEISMDSGLFVASKYPILEPRFVRFESDGRQKGIHKGFFYGTLVLNEKPFCYLISTHLNPHDNETAIRVREEEAQMIVQTIETLQKDLPLPAIVVGDLNVVYGSQEWKNSILSRAFIDGYSSQYPTCTDYFNDLVWTPNRERSKVKNKDYIYDYALMYHAFPLVIESEVVPLYKLDEPTEALSDHQGIFSVIKVGQ from the coding sequence GTGCTTTCGACAGCTTATGCAGAAATAGAAGAACTTCCTTATATCAAGAACTTGCTGCCGAAAAATTCAACTGAAATTGAAAAGTTCTGGAAGAACTATGAAAGAAACATCAGTTTAAACTTGCGTTCGTTCCACCGTAAACTAGAGGAAAAAGAAGGGGCTCAAGCTTTGAGGGTTTGGGGCGGGATCATCAAGCAAACATTAGTGAGCCGAACGGATCTCGGATATCTCATTCCTTATGAACTTTATAAAGAGACGGAACTTGCAAAAACCTCCTTGCGCTACTATGAACAAATCAACAACCTATATTCCAAAGTGGTTAAAGATGAAGGTTTTCAAAACGCGATTGCAAATTATGTTTTGGAAGTCAAAAACCTTCTTCCCGATGAAGCGCAGTTTTTTTATAACTTTTTAAACCGATTTCAAAGCGGAGTGAACGCTGATTTAGTAAGTAAGGCATTAGAAAGCTTAGCATCAACTCCAAAGACTCCTTACTGCTATCTAGAAGGGACGGGAATGAAGAAAGTAGGGGCAGCTGAGATCTCCATTCTCAATGCGAATGTTCTTTTCATGCCTCACAATCTCACGTACTATTTTGGGGGGATTGCCCCCTGGGAAACCCGTATTCAGCAGATTGCGAAAGCGCTTAAAAAGAAAAATTGCGATATCGTTTGTCTCCAAGAAATTCACGATGAAGAAAGTGCGTTTGTTCTTTTTCGAACCCTTAAGAGGCAATATCCCTACTTTTACCTGAATATTGGAGCAGACAATGCCGTGGTAGATCCAGATGAGATTTCCATGGATAGCGGCCTTTTTGTAGCAAGTAAGTATCCGATTTTAGAACCAAGGTTTGTCCGATTTGAATCTGACGGAAGACAAAAAGGGATTCACAAAGGTTTTTTTTATGGAACGCTTGTTTTAAATGAAAAACCCTTTTGCTATCTCATTTCAACACATCTTAATCCCCATGATAATGAAACAGCTATAAGAGTCCGGGAAGAAGAAGCTCAGATGATTGTTCAGACAATAGAAACCTTGCAAAAAGATCTGCCTCTTCCTGCAATTGTCGTTGGAGATCTCAATGTGGTTTATGGATCTCAGGAATGGAAAAACTCGATTTTAAGTCGGGCATTTATTGATGGCTACTCGAGTCAATATCCCACGTGTACCGACTATTTTAACGATCTTGTTTGGACGCCCAACAGGGAGCGATCTAAAGTAAAAAATAAAGACTATATTTATGACTATGCTTTGATGTACCACGCTTTTCCTCTAGTGATTGAAAGCGAGGTTGTTCCTCTATACAAGCTCGATGAGCCTACTGAAGCCCTTTCCGATCATCAAGGAATTTTCAGTGTGATAAAAGTTGGTCAATAA
- a CDS encoding ATP-binding protein, with product MTEPIQSANSTFSANISSLRPMLAWIISQIEESPFDQAELRRIEVALEEALVNIIHYAYLDQEGEIEITCNYFPEDQIEIIIKDYGIPFNPLENGQKIDRMAPIEERTVGGLGISFMKELMDKMEYSREGDANILTLKKYC from the coding sequence ATGACTGAGCCAATTCAGAGTGCGAACTCGACTTTTTCTGCCAATATTTCTTCCTTACGTCCCATGCTTGCATGGATTATAAGTCAGATTGAAGAAAGTCCTTTTGATCAAGCTGAGCTGCGGCGTATTGAAGTAGCCTTAGAAGAAGCTCTTGTCAATATCATTCACTACGCCTACCTTGATCAAGAAGGAGAGATTGAAATCACTTGCAACTACTTTCCAGAAGATCAGATTGAGATTATCATTAAAGATTACGGAATTCCATTTAATCCGCTTGAAAATGGTCAGAAGATCGACCGGATGGCTCCCATTGAAGAACGGACTGTTGGAGGGTTAGGAATTTCATTTATGAAGGAACTCATGGATAAAATGGAGTACAGCCGTGAAGGTGATGCAAATATTCTCACGCTTAAAAAATATTGTTAG
- a CDS encoding LPS assembly lipoprotein LptE produces the protein MKKYLLLLSLPFFLTSCGYHWEDSDQLSSHYKTVSIPYFKGDEEGLLTDELVKAIGLSSQFTYAKEGELILEGKIVSDQNSNIGWEYDSDPTTGARINRLVPNEGRRELTVRFSLVAARTGKVVYGPIDVSAHVDYDFVNSDSLLDTSFLTPTGGRQSVLFFSLGQLDSMQGAQSSAREPLYQKIATKIVRGIENVNLSQ, from the coding sequence ATGAAGAAGTATCTGCTGCTCCTTAGTTTGCCTTTTTTTCTCACGAGTTGTGGGTATCACTGGGAAGATTCTGACCAGCTTTCCTCTCACTACAAAACAGTTTCGATTCCTTATTTCAAAGGAGATGAAGAAGGGCTTTTGACTGACGAACTTGTCAAGGCGATAGGACTTTCAAGTCAGTTTACTTATGCCAAAGAGGGAGAACTTATTTTAGAGGGGAAGATCGTTTCCGATCAAAATTCGAACATCGGTTGGGAGTATGACAGTGATCCAACAACAGGTGCACGCATCAATCGACTTGTGCCAAATGAAGGGAGACGTGAATTGACTGTCCGCTTTTCCCTTGTTGCAGCAAGAACTGGAAAAGTTGTTTATGGTCCCATTGATGTATCAGCGCACGTAGACTACGACTTTGTCAATTCCGATTCTCTTCTCGATACCTCTTTTCTGACTCCAACTGGGGGGCGTCAATCTGTTCTCTTCTTTTCACTTGGGCAATTGGACTCAATGCAAGGAGCTCAAAGTTCAGCGCGCGAGCCGCTCTATCAAAAAATCGCCACAAAAATCGTTCGTGGCATTGAAAATGTGAACCTATCCCAATAA
- a CDS encoding tetratricopeptide repeat protein, translating into MFIIMRYNATLEFGMKQLKKIFVFFILTCGVGATLHANPLDPTSKSEISVHDHYNLIIDFFQNKEWEKLIWQSRMLMQDFPDAPFAKEVYYYMGVAYYEITDYEMANESFSAYLKEEMTPKFFDQVIRYKFEIACHFQEGVRRHLFHVRGLPKWIHGYEEAIEIFDEVITTLPRDEMAAESLYRKATLLLALEEYKESVEAYQTLIRRFPKHPLAPDSYLGVAEVYLTWCQKEFPDGDRLELAEINLRKFRFHFPREPRLEEAEKKLLHLKDVMADDLLEMGEFYHRTKRPKAAAIYYQTILKKYPDTKAAKVSRKKLEKLGLPETFSEMENASDKVPKKADEAIIVESDEEVSAAP; encoded by the coding sequence ATGTTTATAATCATGCGTTACAATGCAACTTTAGAGTTTGGAATGAAGCAGCTCAAAAAAATTTTTGTTTTTTTCATCTTGACGTGCGGAGTGGGAGCAACTCTCCATGCAAATCCTTTAGATCCTACATCTAAATCGGAGATTTCGGTTCACGACCACTACAATTTGATCATCGATTTTTTTCAAAACAAAGAATGGGAAAAACTCATTTGGCAATCGCGCATGCTCATGCAAGATTTTCCCGATGCCCCCTTTGCTAAAGAAGTCTATTACTACATGGGTGTCGCTTACTATGAAATTACCGACTACGAAATGGCAAATGAATCTTTTTCAGCCTATTTGAAAGAAGAAATGACGCCAAAGTTCTTTGATCAAGTCATTCGATACAAGTTTGAAATTGCTTGTCACTTTCAAGAAGGTGTGCGCCGTCACCTCTTTCATGTTCGTGGTTTGCCAAAATGGATCCATGGCTACGAAGAGGCGATTGAAATTTTTGACGAAGTTATCACGACCCTTCCACGCGACGAAATGGCTGCTGAATCTCTCTATCGGAAAGCGACGCTTCTTCTCGCTTTAGAAGAATACAAAGAAAGTGTCGAAGCTTATCAAACATTGATACGTCGTTTCCCTAAACATCCTTTAGCTCCTGATAGCTATTTGGGTGTAGCAGAAGTTTACCTCACCTGGTGTCAAAAGGAATTTCCTGATGGAGATCGACTCGAACTTGCTGAAATTAACCTGCGCAAGTTTCGGTTCCACTTTCCGAGAGAACCCCGTTTAGAAGAAGCTGAAAAGAAGCTTTTGCATTTGAAAGATGTCATGGCAGATGATCTCTTGGAAATGGGTGAATTTTATCATCGCACCAAACGGCCTAAAGCTGCTGCAATTTATTATCAAACGATTTTAAAAAAATATCCTGATACAAAAGCAGCAAAGGTTTCGAGAAAAAAACTCGAAAAGTTAGGGTTGCCTGAAACATTTTCTGAAATGGAAAACGCTTCCGATAAGGTGCCAAAGAAAGCGGATGAGGCGATCATTGTGGAAAGCGATGAAGAAGTATCTGCTGCTCCTTAG